One region of Miscanthus floridulus cultivar M001 chromosome 19, ASM1932011v1, whole genome shotgun sequence genomic DNA includes:
- the LOC136529181 gene encoding triacylglycerol lipase 2-like yields MAQDLYLLFLILFIALNLQIVLSWRMQNSTNDISDDQCPPQPHPFGMCKSRVAAYGYPCEEYHVTTEDGYILSLKRIPHGLSNATSNSTEDTRTPVLLFHGLLVDGFCWVLSTPKQSLGFILADGGFDVWIANCRGTKSSRRHTTLTPEDPAFWDWTWDQLADYDLPAVLQFVYNQTGGQKVHYIGHSLGTLIMLAALSDNKLTDVVRSAALLCPIAYLNRMKSRLILLAARIFLAETIHMLGYHEFNPLGRVAQELLGEVCVDPDVDCYDLFSSVAGPDCCLNASTTCIFLQHGPQSTSVKNMVHMSQLVRKSSIRKYDYGNEKENMRHYNQTRPPPYDLSSIPRHVPLFLTHGGQDFLGDVPDTRHLLRTLIREHDSDDIEVLYMPDYAHGDFVMGYNAPQLIYKPMVEFFKRH; encoded by the exons ATGGCTCAGGATCTCTATCTACTCTTCCTTATTCTTTTCATTGCCTTGAACCTGCAAATTGTTCTCTCATGGAGGATGCAGAATTCTACAAACGACATTAGTGATGATCAATGCCCCCCACAACCCCACCCTTTTGGTATGTGCAAGTCACGAGTAGCAGCTTATGGCTATCCTTGTGAAGAATATCATGTAACAACAGAGGATGGCTATATTCTTAGCTTAAAGAGGATCCCCCATGGTCTTTCTAATGCTACCAGTAACTCGACTGAGGATACGAGGACACCAGTACTACTATTCCATGGGCTGCTGGTG GATGGTTTCTGTTGGGTACTGAGTACACCAAAACAATCACTAGGCTTCATTTTGGCTGATGGTGGGTTTGATGTTTGGATCGCCAACTGTCGTGGAACAAAGTCCAGTCGCAGACATACCACCCTCACCCCAGAAGACCCG GCTTTTTGGGACTGGACATGGGACCAACTTGCTGATTATGATCTTCCTGCTGTACTTCAGTTTGTCTATAACCAAACAGGAGGCCAGAAAGTCCACTATATTGGTCACTCCCTG GGGACCTTGATTATGCTTGCAGCCCTCTCAGATAACAAGTTAACAGACGTAGTGCGATCAGCCGCGTTGCTCTGCCCAATTGCTTATCTGAACAGGATGAAATCAAGGCTCATCTTGCTTGCGGCTCGTATCTTCCTCGCAGAA ACAATTCACATGCTAGGTTATCACGAGTTCAATCCTCTTGG GCGAGTTGCACAAGAACTGTTAGGAGAAGTCTGCGTCGACCCAGACGTCGACTGCTATGATCTATTTTCATCTGTAGCAG GACCGGACTGCTGCCTCAATGCTTCGACTACATGCATCTTCCTGCAGCACGGTCCACAGTCAACCTCTGTCAAAAACATGGTCCACATGTCGCAGC TGGTCAGGAAATCATCTATCAGAAAGTACGACTACGGAAACGAGAAGGAGAACATGAGGCACTACAATCAGACACGGCCCCCGCCATACGATCTCTCGTCCATCCCGAGGCATGTCCCCTTGTTCCTCACCCATGGCGGCCAAGATTTTCTCGGCGACGTCCCTGACACCAGACACCTCCTGCGGACGCTCATCAGGGAGCATGACAGCGATGACATCGAGGTGCTGTACATGCCTGACTATGCGCACGGCGACTTTGTCATGGGCTACAATGCTCCACAACTCATATACAAGCCCATGGTGGAATTCTTCAAGCGTCACTGA
- the LOC136527646 gene encoding uncharacterized protein has protein sequence MGRRLSASAAASAAEQLLPRALKRGVPLERCASRADDELQWFRSCLRWVCMDHSGPAQAALSWLLFLVLAIIVPAAAHFLLAFRASRRPFSAVVQLSLSAASAAGFLCLSASFRRVGLRRLLHLDKLRGKSDRVRLNYTARLAFSFRHLASLVAPCFAAEAAYKTWWYATSADRVPFFANDVLSDVLACSLEMASWMYRSAVYLLTCVLFRLICHLQGLRLEDFAGSLLEEVEEGRAGVDTVLREHLDIRKQLKVISHRFRKFIVAALLIATASQFASVLLTTRHDSVDDLLNTGELALCSVVLMSGLIIILSSAAKITHQAQALTGHTTKWHACCTIEPVLKDGEPGSNQNSMIEQEPESDSDTEYSEETGDEDLLENTKIHMPHAHVISFQKRQALVTYLENNRAGITVFGFTLDRSYLHTIFMLEWTLFLWLLGKTIGFS, from the exons ATGGGGCGGCGGCTGAGCGCGTCCGCCGCCGCGTCAGCGGCGGAGCAGCTTCTGCCGCGGGCGCTGAAGCGCGGGGTACCGCTGGAGCGGTGCGCGTCGCGCGCCGACGACGAGCTGCAGTGGTTCCGCTCCTGCCTGCGGTGGGTGTGCATGGACCACTCGGGCCCCGCGCAAGCCGCGCTATCCTggctcctcttcctcgtcctcgccATCATCGTCCCGGCCGCGGCGCACTTCCTCCTCGCCTTCCGGGCCTCGCGCCGGCCCTTTTCTGCCGTCGTGCAGCTCTCGCTCTCGGCCGCCTCGGCGGCGGGGTTCCTCTGCCTCTCCGCCTCCTTCCGCCGCGTCGGGCtccgccgcctgctccacctcgaCAAGCTCCGGGGCAAGAGCGACCGCGTCCGGCTCAACTACACGGCGCGCCTGGCCTTCTCCTTCCGCCACCTCGCCTCCCTCGTCGCGCCCTGCTTCGCCGCCGAGGCCGCGTACAAGACCTGGTGGTACGCCACCTCCGCCGACCGCGTGCCCTTCTTCGCCAACGACGTCCTCAGCGACGTGCTCGCATGCTCCCTCGAGATGGCCTCCTGGATGTACCGCAGCGCCGTCTACCTCCTCACCTGCGTCCTCTTCCGCCTCATCTGCCACCTCCAGGGGCTCAGGCTCGAGGACTTCGCCGGCTCGCTGCTCGAGGAGGTCGAGGAAGGCCGGGCTGGGGTGGATACCGTGCTCAGAGAGCACCTCGACATCCGCAAGCAGCTCAAGGTCATCAGCCATCGCTTCCGCAAGTTCATCGTCGCCGCCCTGCTCATCGCCACAGCCAGCCAGTTCGCCTCCGTGCTCCTCACCACGCGACACGACTCCGTCGACGACCTCCTCAACACCGGCGAGCTCGCG CTATGTTCAGTTGTGCTCATGTCCGGGCTCATCATAATCCTGAGCAGCGCCGCCAAGATCACCCACCAGGCGCAGGCCCTCACCGGCCACACCACCAAGTGGCACGCCTGTTGCACCATCGAGCCTGTCCTCAAGGATGGGGAGCCCGGGTCCAACCAGAACTCCATGATCGAACAAGAACCCGAGAGCGACAGCGACACAGAGTACAGCGAGGAGACCGGCGACGAAGATCTCCTGGAGAACACCAAGATTCATATGCCGCACGCGCATGTCATCTCCTTCCAAAAGAGGCAGGCACTAG TGACATACTTGGAGAACAACAGAGCCGGGATCACCGTGTTCGGGTTCACGCTGGATCGGTCTTACCTGCACACGATCTTCATGCTCGAGTGGACGCTGTTCCTGTGGCTGCTCGGTAAGACCATCGGCTTCTCGTGA